The following are encoded together in the Flavihumibacter fluvii genome:
- a CDS encoding RagB/SusD family nutrient uptake outer membrane protein yields the protein MKKIINIHLIALLLVALTISSCKKEYGNLNSPTVEDFLENATKDQLNNLVSGTESAMRNNLGLYLDDIGAVGREMYRFSGADPRYVTDLLGGGASTLSSSGFYITNVWSSRYRVVKNCNVLEEAAANSTLISDAEKKGYQGFAKTIKAYQLLLILNLTDKNGIRIDVADPNQLGPIVGKTEALTSIAAILDEARTDLSGATISFPLSAGFSGFTDAAGLIKFNRALAARVAIYRKEWAAALTAVNESFFAPLGDFSTGVYNVFGTGTGDQLNPAFFPQNQAGEVRLAHPTYTSEIEAGDDRINKASLRTSPATSSGLTSDHDVWVYTSSTAPVPIIRNEELLLIFAEANIQLGGAGLTDAVTALNRIRTEHNLLPYAGAVTQSALITEMLEQRRYSLFFEGHRWIDMRRYDLLSTLPIDRTDDDVWSEFPLPNTEQ from the coding sequence ATGAAAAAAATTATCAATATACATCTGATCGCACTGTTACTGGTTGCCCTCACAATTTCTTCCTGTAAGAAGGAATATGGTAACCTGAATAGTCCAACTGTTGAGGACTTCCTGGAAAATGCCACCAAGGACCAGTTGAATAACCTGGTGAGTGGCACCGAATCCGCCATGCGGAATAACCTGGGTTTATACCTTGATGATATCGGTGCAGTTGGCCGTGAAATGTACCGTTTTTCGGGTGCAGATCCTCGTTATGTAACCGATCTGCTGGGCGGTGGAGCCTCAACCCTGAGCAGTTCCGGTTTTTATATCACCAATGTCTGGAGCAGCCGTTACCGTGTGGTGAAGAACTGTAATGTACTGGAAGAGGCAGCAGCCAATTCAACCCTTATATCAGATGCTGAAAAGAAAGGGTACCAGGGTTTTGCCAAAACCATCAAAGCTTACCAGTTATTACTGATCCTGAACCTGACCGATAAAAATGGGATCAGGATTGATGTAGCAGATCCAAATCAGTTAGGACCTATCGTTGGAAAAACCGAAGCACTAACGTCTATTGCCGCCATACTCGATGAGGCCAGAACAGACCTTTCAGGCGCTACAATATCCTTCCCCTTATCCGCAGGTTTTAGTGGATTTACAGATGCAGCCGGACTGATCAAATTCAACCGTGCCCTGGCAGCAAGGGTGGCCATTTACCGCAAGGAATGGGCCGCTGCACTTACAGCAGTGAATGAATCTTTCTTCGCGCCACTGGGTGATTTTTCTACTGGTGTTTACAATGTATTCGGAACAGGAACCGGAGACCAGTTGAACCCGGCCTTCTTTCCGCAGAACCAGGCGGGCGAGGTCAGGCTGGCACACCCGACATATACTTCTGAAATTGAAGCCGGTGATGACCGGATCAACAAAGCCAGTTTACGGACTTCACCAGCTACCAGCAGTGGCCTTACCAGCGATCACGATGTTTGGGTATATACTTCAAGTACCGCGCCTGTTCCCATTATCAGGAATGAAGAACTCCTCCTGATTTTCGCTGAAGCGAATATTCAACTGGGTGGAGCCGGATTGACAGATGCAGTGACAGCGCTGAACAGGATTCGCACAGAACATAATTTACTTCCATATGCGGGAGCAGTTACACAATCGGCATTGATCACTGAAATGCTGGAGCAACGGCGTTATTCCCTGTTTTTTGAAGGACATCGGTGGATTGACATGCGCAGGTATGACCTCCTGTCAACCCTGCCAATAGACAGGACCGATGACGATGTGTGGAGTGAATTCCCTTTACCGAATACAGAACAGTAG
- a CDS encoding S9 family peptidase, with translation MNIRKICKQLFVLIGIALNLVTYGQQKPPALTLEDIYTNHAYSQKYYGPVRWMKDNKGYSTLESNKEAGGKDIVRYDAQSGQRTVLVSASQLTASGQSKPLNIDNYEWSADDSKLLIFTNTKKVWRYNTRGDYWVLNLKTGSLQQLGKSMESSTMMFAKFSPDGTRVAYVSKLNIYVENLASSQVQQITHDGGDNIVNGTFDWVYEEELDCRDGFRWSPDGKNIAYWQSDTKGIGTFYLIDNIDSIYSRPIPLPYPKVGTPLSAVKIGVVAADGGMTRWFDIPGDSHEHYLARMDFIPNSNEVMIQQLNRPQNTNKIWIGNIEAMTLKNILTETDKAFLDVHDDTRWLDHEKYFTWTSERDGWSHLYKISRDGKEIKLITKGDFDVVQINCIDAKNGYVYFIASPRNYTQRYLFRSRLDGTGKVELVTPAAMAGQSSYQMSGDAKWAIHTFQNVTTPQMISLVGLPEHKEIRKLEDNHLLKQKYDQLGLNPKSFFKVDIGDVALDAWMIKPVGFNPAKKYPLLFYVYGEPAGATVQDAWEGGALWDQYMAQQGYIVISIDNRGTKTPRGKEWRNAIYGQIGILASEDQSKAALKIFGLFPFIDSSRVGIWGWSGGGQMTLNCMFRYPGIYKTGLAVSFVSDQKLYDATYQERYMGLLGDNAKGYKDGSPINFAKYLQGKLMVIHGTADDNVHYQSFEMLVNELIKYNKLFYMMSYPMRSHSIHEGENTTLHLRRTMEKFWKDNL, from the coding sequence ATGAATATCAGAAAGATATGTAAGCAGCTGTTCGTTCTCATTGGAATAGCTCTCAACCTGGTGACTTATGGCCAGCAGAAACCCCCAGCCCTGACGCTGGAAGACATCTATACCAACCACGCATATAGCCAGAAATACTATGGCCCGGTGCGGTGGATGAAAGATAACAAAGGGTATTCCACCCTGGAATCAAATAAAGAGGCGGGTGGTAAGGACATTGTTCGGTATGATGCGCAATCAGGCCAAAGGACGGTGCTCGTTTCCGCAAGCCAACTTACAGCTTCCGGGCAGTCAAAACCCCTGAATATCGATAATTACGAATGGTCTGCAGATGACAGCAAACTATTGATCTTTACCAATACAAAAAAAGTATGGCGATATAATACCAGGGGCGATTACTGGGTGCTTAATCTTAAAACCGGAAGCCTGCAGCAATTAGGGAAATCAATGGAAAGCAGCACGATGATGTTTGCCAAATTTTCTCCTGATGGAACCCGTGTTGCTTATGTGAGTAAGCTGAATATTTATGTAGAAAATCTTGCTTCCAGCCAGGTACAACAAATTACCCATGATGGGGGCGATAACATTGTGAATGGCACCTTCGATTGGGTGTATGAAGAAGAGCTGGACTGCAGGGACGGATTCCGATGGAGCCCCGACGGGAAAAATATTGCTTACTGGCAGTCTGATACGAAAGGGATCGGTACCTTTTACCTTATTGACAATATTGATTCCATTTATTCCCGCCCTATTCCATTGCCGTATCCTAAAGTGGGCACTCCTTTATCTGCCGTAAAAATAGGTGTTGTTGCCGCAGATGGTGGAATGACCCGCTGGTTTGATATCCCGGGTGATTCCCATGAACATTACTTAGCAAGAATGGATTTCATTCCAAATTCCAATGAAGTAATGATTCAGCAATTAAACCGTCCACAGAATACGAATAAAATCTGGATCGGGAATATTGAAGCGATGACCCTGAAGAACATCCTGACCGAAACGGATAAGGCTTTCCTGGATGTGCATGATGATACCCGCTGGCTGGACCATGAAAAATATTTCACCTGGACGAGTGAACGGGATGGATGGAGCCATTTGTATAAAATTTCCAGGGATGGAAAAGAAATAAAACTAATTACCAAAGGAGATTTTGATGTAGTACAGATCAATTGTATTGATGCCAAAAATGGGTATGTTTATTTTATTGCCTCGCCCCGGAATTATACCCAACGTTATCTTTTTCGAAGCAGGTTAGATGGCACCGGCAAAGTTGAACTGGTAACGCCGGCAGCCATGGCGGGCCAAAGCAGTTACCAAATGTCTGGTGATGCAAAATGGGCGATACACACCTTTCAAAATGTCACCACGCCGCAAATGATATCCCTTGTTGGCCTCCCTGAACACAAGGAAATACGAAAATTGGAAGACAACCACCTGCTGAAGCAGAAGTATGATCAACTTGGTTTGAACCCAAAGTCGTTTTTCAAAGTGGATATTGGTGATGTAGCCCTGGATGCCTGGATGATAAAGCCGGTTGGTTTTAATCCGGCGAAAAAGTATCCTTTACTTTTCTATGTGTATGGTGAACCGGCTGGTGCAACTGTGCAGGATGCCTGGGAAGGTGGGGCTCTTTGGGATCAGTACATGGCACAGCAAGGGTATATTGTTATCAGTATCGACAACCGGGGCACAAAAACACCACGGGGAAAAGAATGGCGCAATGCAATTTACGGGCAGATCGGGATACTGGCATCGGAAGACCAGAGTAAAGCTGCGCTTAAGATATTTGGCCTGTTTCCATTTATCGATTCATCCAGGGTCGGTATCTGGGGTTGGAGCGGGGGCGGACAAATGACCCTCAATTGCATGTTCCGCTACCCGGGCATTTATAAAACCGGACTGGCCGTTTCATTTGTGTCGGACCAAAAGCTGTATGACGCCACTTACCAGGAAAGGTATATGGGTTTATTGGGTGATAATGCCAAAGGCTACAAGGATGGTTCCCCAATAAACTTTGCCAAATACCTGCAGGGTAAATTAATGGTCATTCACGGAACTGCAGATGACAATGTGCATTATCAAAGTTTTGAGATGCTGGTGAATGAATTGATAAAATACAACAAGCTGTTTTATATGATGTCTTATCCAATGCGTTCACACAGTATACATGAAGGGGAAAATACCACGCTGCATCTTCGGAGAACAATGGAAAAGTTTTGGAAGGACAACTTATAA
- a CDS encoding sulfite exporter TauE/SafE family protein produces MLKAVLGLMTSFFGFYYFRDVIRNRRKFSGKPWSGFLATGFISNFFDTLGIGSFAQQAAVFKFFKLVDDRLIPGTMNVGNTIPTVTQSFIFMTAVKVDPFTLVSMSIAAPVGALLGAGVVSRLSRRKIQAAMGAALMVVACIILAGQLKLMPVGGVAIGLYGWKLAVIILMSLVFGALQTIGVGFYAPCMAMVYALGMHPATAFPIMMTATAMLMAAGGAKFVKENAYDPKASISLTVAGVAGVFIAAYLVKSLPLDALKWVVCGVVMYTAVLMFISSRQDDLVSSTEPKIDRNEYQKDM; encoded by the coding sequence ATGCTAAAGGCAGTTCTCGGACTGATGACAAGTTTTTTTGGTTTTTACTATTTCAGGGATGTAATACGGAACAGAAGAAAATTTTCAGGCAAACCCTGGTCGGGATTTCTCGCCACCGGATTCATCAGCAATTTTTTCGATACGCTGGGCATCGGAAGTTTTGCCCAGCAGGCTGCCGTATTTAAATTTTTCAAATTGGTCGACGACAGGCTTATTCCCGGCACCATGAATGTCGGAAATACCATACCCACCGTAACCCAGTCCTTTATTTTTATGACAGCTGTGAAAGTCGATCCTTTTACACTTGTCTCTATGTCAATTGCAGCCCCCGTCGGCGCTTTATTGGGTGCAGGTGTCGTTTCCAGGCTGTCCAGGCGAAAAATCCAGGCTGCCATGGGCGCAGCTTTAATGGTGGTAGCATGTATAATACTTGCGGGGCAGCTGAAACTCATGCCTGTTGGCGGGGTAGCGATTGGACTTTATGGCTGGAAGCTTGCCGTTATTATTCTGATGAGCCTCGTATTTGGTGCCCTTCAGACAATAGGCGTTGGTTTTTACGCGCCATGCATGGCAATGGTGTATGCACTCGGAATGCATCCTGCAACCGCTTTCCCGATCATGATGACAGCCACGGCCATGCTCATGGCTGCAGGCGGGGCAAAGTTTGTAAAAGAAAATGCCTACGACCCGAAAGCGTCGATCTCATTAACAGTAGCCGGCGTGGCAGGCGTTTTCATAGCAGCCTATTTAGTGAAATCATTGCCGCTCGATGCATTAAAATGGGTGGTATGCGGTGTCGTAATGTACACCGCAGTTTTAATGTTCATCTCATCGCGTCAGGATGATTTGGTATCTTCAACTGAACCTAAAATAGATAGGAATGAATATCAGAAAGATATGTAA
- a CDS encoding gliding motility-associated C-terminal domain-containing protein produces MVFHSAISLISSWIILFHPADDNHFNPPGITGIEVVGDTCDISAAISFQLMGTSDATSYTWNFDDPGSGSNNSITVDGSRGNSNVSHQFSKPGRYEVHVTWQEPGMPEARLCKYVTIGQCCVGTNAGTTTISVCADQLPYVWNGSNYTESGRYTHSFQLPSGCDSVATLVLQVGNPTPSLGNDTTLCPGEKLLLDPGNYDNYLWQDLSAGKVFEVTQPGRYSVTVQNGGGCSGTDAIEVMYENNCGDIYFPSAITPNNDGKNDAFGALGNVASVSNYKLVVYNRYGQVVYSSSDPFQRWNGQNSGLLVANSNFVWNAAYSINGRSQKYKKGSLAVLK; encoded by the coding sequence ATGGTGTTCCATAGTGCGATATCATTAATCAGCAGCTGGATAATTCTCTTCCATCCTGCGGATGACAATCACTTCAACCCACCTGGAATTACGGGTATTGAGGTGGTAGGTGATACTTGTGATATCTCCGCTGCCATTTCGTTCCAGTTAATGGGTACCAGCGATGCAACCTCTTATACATGGAATTTTGATGACCCGGGATCGGGAAGCAATAATAGTATTACCGTTGACGGGTCGCGGGGAAACAGCAATGTATCGCACCAGTTTTCCAAGCCGGGCAGGTACGAAGTGCATGTGACCTGGCAGGAGCCTGGCATGCCGGAGGCGAGGCTCTGTAAATATGTTACCATCGGACAATGTTGCGTAGGCACAAATGCGGGCACCACTACAATTTCGGTATGCGCCGACCAGTTACCCTATGTGTGGAATGGCAGTAACTATACTGAATCCGGCAGGTATACCCACAGCTTTCAATTGCCATCGGGCTGTGATTCGGTCGCTACTTTAGTGTTACAGGTGGGTAATCCGACGCCTTCACTCGGTAATGACACGACCCTTTGTCCGGGTGAAAAGCTGCTCCTGGATCCAGGGAATTACGACAATTACCTTTGGCAGGACCTGAGTGCCGGTAAGGTTTTTGAAGTAACCCAACCCGGACGCTATTCAGTGACAGTACAAAATGGGGGTGGCTGTTCCGGTACAGATGCCATCGAAGTGATGTATGAAAATAATTGCGGGGATATTTATTTCCCTTCGGCCATCACTCCGAATAATGATGGGAAAAATGATGCCTTTGGTGCATTGGGGAATGTTGCATCGGTTTCCAATTACAAGTTAGTGGTGTATAACCGGTACGGCCAGGTCGTATACAGCAGCAGTGATCCTTTTCAACGCTGGAATGGCCAGAATAGCGGTCTCCTGGTAGCCAATTCCAATTTTGTTTGGAATGCTGCCTACAGCATCAATGGCAGGTCCCAAAAGTATAAAAAGGGAAGTCTGGCCGTGCTAAAATAA
- a CDS encoding glycoside hydrolase family 172 protein: protein MELISAVRLDTLAKSIDLKITWDGDIDPAVYCPLADFFGFSFGRASMQGLMAGSDGKRFYSLFPMPFDRSAKIELVYRKSEWSKAQGVISMTSSVLFSAIKRDPEKEGKFYAHWNRENPVALGKPFTMLAVKGKGHFTGVNLQAQGLATGITSFFEGDDSTVVDGELRMHGTGSEDFFNGGWYALLDCWDDGMSLPLSGALDYSIPLCRTGGYRFFLTDKISFRESFLQTMEHGPEFNLVPADYTSVSYFYCSRSNPQRMTPTAANTKIYVPDTLEIYPQLTLAAMDESLAAEAKWDGTPAKAMYYTVEESSLLKMSLQDIPFGTYDVYLDYRQGNDAVQFSLWQRQTQLSEWRDAYAPNPQKLTMQQMAEINLTELNHSLSFRFKTTAGRNKFVLCRIVLVRK, encoded by the coding sequence TTGGAATTGATCTCTGCTGTCCGGTTAGATACATTGGCCAAAAGCATCGATCTTAAAATCACCTGGGACGGGGATATTGATCCGGCGGTATATTGTCCGCTGGCTGATTTTTTTGGCTTCTCATTTGGCAGGGCATCCATGCAGGGTTTGATGGCAGGGTCTGATGGGAAACGCTTTTATTCTTTGTTTCCCATGCCGTTTGACCGTTCTGCAAAAATCGAATTGGTGTACAGGAAAAGCGAATGGAGTAAAGCGCAAGGCGTGATCAGTATGACCAGTAGTGTATTGTTCAGTGCAATTAAGCGGGACCCGGAAAAAGAAGGTAAGTTCTATGCCCATTGGAACAGGGAGAACCCTGTTGCGCTCGGCAAGCCTTTTACCATGCTTGCTGTTAAGGGCAAGGGTCACTTCACCGGCGTTAACCTGCAGGCCCAGGGCCTGGCCACAGGTATCACCAGTTTTTTCGAAGGGGATGACTCTACGGTAGTGGATGGCGAACTGCGCATGCATGGCACCGGGTCAGAAGATTTTTTCAATGGCGGCTGGTATGCTTTACTGGATTGCTGGGATGATGGTATGAGCCTGCCTTTATCCGGTGCGCTGGATTATTCCATCCCCTTGTGCCGTACCGGCGGCTACCGGTTTTTCCTGACGGATAAAATCTCTTTCAGGGAGAGTTTTCTGCAAACGATGGAACATGGCCCTGAGTTTAACCTGGTGCCGGCCGATTATACTTCCGTAAGTTATTTTTATTGCAGCCGCAGCAACCCGCAACGAATGACCCCGACTGCTGCGAATACAAAAATATATGTCCCGGATACTTTGGAAATATATCCGCAGCTAACCCTGGCTGCCATGGACGAAAGCCTTGCTGCAGAAGCGAAATGGGACGGAACGCCGGCCAAGGCCATGTACTATACGGTGGAAGAATCAAGCCTGCTGAAAATGTCGCTCCAGGATATACCCTTTGGTACATATGATGTGTACCTCGACTACCGGCAGGGCAACGATGCGGTGCAATTCTCCTTATGGCAGCGGCAGACACAATTGAGTGAATGGAGGGATGCCTATGCGCCAAATCCCCAGAAACTCACCATGCAGCAGATGGCAGAGATCAACCTGACGGAATTAAATCATTCGCTGAGTTTCCGCTTTAAAACAACTGCCGGCAGGAACAAGTTTGTATTGTGCCGGATCGTGCTGGTCAGGAAATAA
- a CDS encoding DUF2961 domain-containing protein: protein MNKAVFFSILWAVAGLPVMAQRQADHQQPYRLAAYLQQFYDFSALPVYAGNTYAAQVSTYDRTGMNNDGFNGTYSFVRRNPDSSLVIFEQQGPGVINRIWTPTPTEDTLDFFIDDSARAAFSIRYIDLFTGKVFPFVAPLCANQLGGYYCYLPIPFGKFCKIVLRGKITRFHQVGYHLYPASTKVKSFSFQLDAEEKKALEQLRNTWSQEKLTARNLYTSSPITEIKKKHQPYTRNNHYNIPGQ from the coding sequence ATGAACAAAGCAGTATTTTTTTCCATCTTATGGGCAGTTGCCGGATTACCAGTAATGGCACAAAGGCAGGCTGACCATCAACAACCCTACAGGCTGGCTGCTTATTTACAGCAGTTCTACGACTTTTCTGCATTGCCGGTATATGCCGGAAATACTTATGCAGCACAGGTATCTACCTATGATCGCACCGGTATGAATAATGATGGATTCAACGGAACTTATTCCTTTGTCCGCCGGAATCCGGACAGTTCTTTGGTGATCTTTGAACAGCAGGGGCCGGGTGTGATTAACCGCATTTGGACGCCAACACCAACAGAAGATACCCTGGATTTTTTTATTGATGATAGTGCACGCGCCGCCTTTTCTATCCGTTATATCGACCTTTTCACGGGTAAGGTATTCCCTTTTGTTGCGCCGCTTTGTGCTAACCAACTGGGTGGATATTACTGTTACCTGCCCATACCGTTTGGTAAATTCTGTAAAATTGTTTTACGGGGAAAGATAACCCGCTTCCACCAGGTGGGCTATCATTTGTATCCGGCATCAACAAAGGTGAAAAGTTTTTCCTTTCAGCTCGATGCTGAAGAAAAGAAAGCCCTGGAACAGCTAAGGAATACCTGGAGCCAGGAGAAGTTGACCGCCAGAAATTTGTATACCAGTTCACCAATTACGGAAATTAAAAAAAAACATCAGCCTTACACCAGGAACAACCACTACAATATACCAGGGCAATGA
- the polX gene encoding DNA polymerase/3'-5' exonuclease PolX: protein MPVAATPRYDERHNADLADIFHQMAACYRYLGAEHRFRVKAYEEVSRTLNDMKEDISVYASDVETLDKIHGIGESIAQKIMEYLRTGKIKTFESLKKEVPSGLLELMDINGFGPATVKTLHEALHINNKEDLVSAIETGKLEGLRGFGPAKIENMKRGLKLFKEAHSRMLLWDALQTGNEIVQQVLAIPGIKKAALAGSLRRKKETIGDIDVVATADPKLWKKIVNTFISLPNVARVLAKGETKASILLVKTNTQVDLRLVHANEYGAALLYFTGSREHNIELRTWAKSKGWKLNEYGVFDAKSGKRLAGESEEEIYRLFNMQYVPPELREERGEIDTARQKLLPELVEEKDIRGDMQMHSTWSDGAETIATIAQYINREYPRYEYIVITDHSPSSRIAGGLKSGDFLKQFKEIDILNKKLGRPFVKKGVEVDILADGSLDLPDSLLQQFDWVTASIHSGFTKDNTDRLLMACAHPFVHCIGHPSGRLLGRREPYPVNWEKLFDKAVSTGTAIEINAQFLRLDLKDDLVKVAIEKGVTITISTDAHALSQFDFMQLGIAVARRGWCSKINILNTQNWAGIERFRQRKYSGTRQGKDTDG from the coding sequence ATGCCTGTTGCAGCAACACCCCGCTATGATGAAAGACATAATGCTGACCTGGCGGATATTTTCCACCAGATGGCTGCCTGCTATCGTTACCTCGGTGCTGAGCATCGTTTCAGGGTGAAAGCGTATGAAGAAGTCTCACGGACACTGAACGACATGAAAGAGGATATTTCAGTGTATGCAAGTGATGTAGAAACACTGGATAAGATCCATGGGATCGGTGAAAGTATTGCCCAGAAAATTATGGAATACCTCCGGACAGGAAAAATAAAAACCTTTGAAAGCCTTAAAAAAGAGGTGCCGTCGGGATTGCTGGAACTGATGGATATAAATGGTTTTGGACCGGCGACCGTCAAAACATTGCATGAAGCATTACATATCAATAACAAGGAGGACCTGGTTAGTGCTATTGAAACAGGAAAGCTGGAAGGTTTACGTGGTTTTGGCCCCGCGAAAATAGAGAATATGAAACGGGGGTTGAAGCTGTTTAAGGAAGCGCATAGCCGCATGTTGTTGTGGGATGCCTTACAGACCGGTAATGAAATAGTACAGCAGGTACTGGCAATTCCTGGCATTAAAAAAGCTGCGCTGGCTGGAAGTTTACGCAGGAAAAAAGAAACGATCGGCGATATCGATGTGGTTGCTACGGCAGACCCGAAGTTGTGGAAAAAGATCGTGAATACATTCATTTCCCTTCCCAATGTAGCGCGTGTGCTGGCAAAGGGAGAAACAAAAGCGAGCATTTTATTGGTAAAAACAAATACCCAGGTCGATCTACGATTGGTACATGCCAATGAATATGGCGCAGCATTGTTATATTTTACCGGTTCCAGGGAACATAATATTGAATTGCGTACCTGGGCGAAATCGAAAGGATGGAAACTCAATGAGTATGGGGTGTTTGACGCAAAGTCCGGCAAGCGCCTGGCCGGTGAATCGGAGGAAGAAATATACCGGTTGTTCAACATGCAGTATGTACCGCCCGAGCTGCGCGAAGAGCGTGGCGAGATCGATACAGCGCGACAAAAATTATTACCCGAACTGGTCGAAGAAAAAGATATCAGGGGTGATATGCAAATGCATAGCACCTGGAGCGATGGTGCGGAAACGATAGCCACCATTGCACAATACATCAACAGGGAATATCCGCGGTATGAATATATTGTGATCACCGACCATTCACCCAGTTCGAGAATAGCAGGCGGATTGAAGTCCGGCGATTTCCTTAAACAGTTTAAGGAGATCGACATCCTGAATAAAAAACTGGGCAGGCCATTTGTAAAGAAAGGTGTTGAAGTCGACATCCTTGCCGATGGGTCGCTAGACCTGCCGGATAGTTTATTGCAACAGTTTGATTGGGTAACTGCATCCATTCATTCGGGGTTTACAAAAGACAACACGGATCGTTTATTAATGGCCTGTGCACATCCCTTTGTACATTGTATCGGCCATCCCAGTGGAAGGCTGTTGGGCAGGCGGGAGCCTTACCCGGTCAATTGGGAAAAACTATTTGACAAGGCTGTTTCAACAGGTACTGCGATCGAGATCAACGCCCAGTTCCTGCGGCTGGACCTGAAAGATGACCTCGTTAAAGTGGCTATCGAAAAGGGTGTAACAATAACCATCAGCACAGATGCCCATGCGCTCAGCCAGTTTGATTTCATGCAACTGGGCATTGCTGTAGCCAGGCGGGGATGGTGTTCAAAAATCAATATCCTGAATACGCAGAATTGGGCGGGTATTGAGCGGTTCAGGCAACGTAAGTATTCCGGCACCAGGCAGGGAAAAGATACAGATGGTTAG